A region from the Spirochaeta thermophila DSM 6192 genome encodes:
- a CDS encoding methyl-accepting chemotaxis protein, producing MKLRTRLYLILILVGVLLSFVVGALVVRNAVITSLQDLQATGLKALIQAHAFLSRSKDLIAYGSETLQSASLSDLLDRWKESIQEVDEVLLDLSEHPGGRFLSQDLKTDIAKIYALWGTNAERFTLTEEYLTEIIESPEIPENFKRDIFQINNYLTTHPDAPRTALFRISQTLTQLRITVSTVEMFVNERVESLVERIERQVEVITTVSQWVLIGLTLLVIGLTALLVATTTRSLASRILRIETAMNRIRNRDLTSLHELADRSLTASKDELAHLASHISTVLQTIRDFLLSVREASRNVEELKDVLAGGAAQSASALNQITRTIESIRDLVTRLDANLDATTSAISSIVDRIHSVVSQIQTQARNIAESSSAIEQMNASVQHVASLAEDRRARTADLLSVIHDGGEKVSTTNEVISSIHREISDIQEIIEIIDTVAEQTNLLSMNAAIESAHAGEAGRGFAVVAEEIRKLAESTGEHADRISQSLSRITDRIQQALRASDESHHAFENIRRDVSQFATALDEIAASMTELSRASSSILSATQTISSITQKIEEGAETMLQQSGTIQDAAEGSRSISSEVRRGIEEIERGTKEILQAVTVISDLAQEARSRMTGLRHTVDTFTLEDSQADSTSPHPEVAHPGVE from the coding sequence ATGAAACTGCGAACGCGACTCTACCTCATCCTCATTTTGGTGGGCGTGTTGCTCTCCTTCGTAGTGGGAGCACTCGTCGTGCGGAACGCCGTGATCACCTCGCTCCAGGACCTCCAGGCCACGGGGCTCAAGGCCCTCATCCAGGCCCATGCCTTTCTCTCCCGGAGCAAAGACCTCATCGCCTATGGGAGCGAGACGCTCCAGAGCGCATCCCTCTCGGACCTCCTCGATCGATGGAAGGAGAGCATACAGGAAGTGGACGAGGTGCTCCTCGATCTCAGCGAGCACCCCGGGGGGAGATTCCTCTCCCAGGACCTCAAGACGGACATCGCCAAGATCTACGCCCTCTGGGGGACGAACGCCGAGCGTTTCACGCTCACCGAGGAATACCTCACCGAGATCATAGAGAGCCCGGAGATCCCCGAAAACTTCAAACGGGACATTTTCCAGATCAACAACTACCTCACCACTCACCCGGATGCACCCCGAACCGCCCTCTTCAGGATCTCCCAGACTCTCACACAGCTGCGTATCACCGTATCCACAGTGGAGATGTTCGTGAACGAGCGCGTCGAAAGTCTGGTGGAGCGGATCGAGAGGCAGGTGGAGGTGATCACCACGGTGTCGCAGTGGGTGCTCATCGGCCTCACCCTCCTCGTCATCGGCCTCACCGCCCTCCTCGTGGCCACCACCACCCGCTCCCTCGCCTCCCGCATCCTCCGCATCGAGACCGCCATGAACCGCATCCGCAACCGCGACCTCACCTCCCTCCACGAACTCGCCGATAGATCCCTCACCGCCTCCAAAGACGAACTCGCCCACCTCGCCTCCCACATCTCCACCGTCCTCCAGACCATCCGCGACTTCCTCCTCTCGGTCCGCGAGGCCTCCCGCAACGTCGAGGAGCTCAAGGACGTCCTCGCAGGCGGCGCCGCCCAGTCCGCCAGCGCCCTCAACCAGATCACCCGCACCATCGAGTCCATCCGCGACCTCGTCACCCGCCTCGATGCCAACCTCGACGCCACCACCTCCGCCATCTCCTCCATCGTCGACCGCATCCACTCCGTCGTCTCCCAGATCCAGACCCAGGCCCGCAACATCGCCGAAAGCTCCTCCGCCATCGAACAGATGAACGCCTCCGTCCAGCACGTCGCCTCCCTCGCAGAGGACCGCCGTGCCCGCACCGCCGACCTCCTCTCCGTCATCCACGACGGCGGAGAAAAGGTCAGCACCACCAACGAGGTCATCTCCTCCATCCACCGCGAAATCTCCGACATCCAGGAGATCATCGAGATCATCGACACCGTCGCCGAGCAGACCAACCTCCTCTCCATGAACGCCGCCATCGAGAGCGCCCACGCCGGCGAGGCCGGCCGCGGCTTTGCCGTCGTCGCCGAGGAGATCCGCAAGCTCGCAGAGTCCACCGGCGAGCACGCCGACCGCATCAGCCAGTCCCTCTCCCGCATCACAGACCGCATCCAGCAGGCCCTCCGTGCGAGCGATGAGAGCCACCACGCCTTCGAGAACATCCGCCGCGACGTCTCCCAGTTCGCCACCGCCCTCGACGAGATCGCCGCCAGCATGACCGAGCTCTCACGCGCGAGCTCCTCCATCCTCTCCGCCACCCAGACCATCTCCTCCATCACCCAGAAGATCGAAGAGGGCGCCGAGACCATGCTCCAGCAGTCAGGCACCATCCAGGACGCCGCCGAGGGCTCCCGCTCCATCTCCTCAGAGGTCAGACGCGGCATCGAGGAGATCGAGCGCGGCACCAAGGAGATCCTCCAGGCCGTCACCGTCATAAGCGACCTCGCCCAGGAGGCCCGCTCCCGCATGACCGGCCTCCGCCACACCGTCGATACCTTCACCCTCGAGGACTCCCAGGCCGATAGTACGTCCCCACATCCGGAGGTCGCCCACCCTGGAGTCGAATGA
- a CDS encoding GH36-type glycosyl hydrolase domain-containing protein, with amino-acid sequence MSYGHFEGREYVITNPRTPVKWINYVGTIDFGGFVDHTGGLLICKGDPALNRITKYITQLPSSEFKGSTIYLRGRRGDRSFLYSPYYVPTLHEYDRYECRIGLGYSRFLMEYVGIRTEITVFVPEGESVVLQDVRIRNTGSDPVEVLDLIPVVEYSHFDALKQLTNADWVPQTMTSKAIGRPGELLVLRQCAFMQIGRAENFLTSNWPVSSFEADRRRFLGENEYGTWKVPFSLVDGREFSNYEPLRGDNVGALMHHLGPLAPGEERRVIVQLGQVESVEKAMPVIERFREPEEVDAAFARMQAFWEEYLNVCQVETPDPEFDLLVNTHNPRQCYVTLNWSRYLSYYQLGYGARGIGVRDSSQDVMAVVAGAPGRAKKLLRKLLSVQKRNGSSMHQFNPKTMEATMGDAREMEDRPQYYGDDHLWLVFAVCHYIAETGDYAFLEEEIPFYEKDKEGRPLESARVLEHLERAVAFTWNDTGVHGIPHLGFADWNDTVNLKTGAESFFIAHQFSKAARDLADLMDHLGEKEKAETYRSYAEEMKRRVNEVGWDGEWYLRYFDWDGSPIGSRGNAHGKIYTNAQSWAVISGNATPERARKALDAVYTHLNTRYGIKLSTPGYDHYDPNLGGVTTYPPGAKENGGIFLHANPWVIIAECMMGNGARAYQYHRQVNPIKKNEIIDIYEVEPYVFCQNILGDEHPQFGLGRNSWLTGTASWMYQAATQYILGVRVTHGGIVIDPCLPPEWDGFRMRRKVRGTWYEITVRNPEHVSRGVRSCTMDGQAVEVSEGAARIPFDTEGKDHVVEVILGT; translated from the coding sequence ATGTCGTACGGACATTTCGAAGGAAGAGAGTACGTGATCACCAATCCACGCACTCCCGTGAAGTGGATCAACTACGTAGGGACCATAGACTTCGGTGGGTTCGTGGATCACACGGGAGGGCTCCTGATCTGCAAAGGCGATCCTGCACTCAACCGGATCACCAAGTACATCACTCAGCTCCCCTCCTCGGAGTTCAAAGGCTCCACCATCTATCTCCGCGGGAGGAGGGGGGATCGGTCTTTCCTCTACTCCCCCTACTATGTTCCCACCCTCCATGAGTACGATCGCTATGAGTGCAGGATCGGCCTGGGGTATTCCCGGTTCCTCATGGAGTACGTCGGGATCCGCACCGAGATCACGGTCTTCGTGCCCGAGGGGGAGAGCGTGGTCCTCCAGGACGTGCGTATCCGGAACACGGGGAGCGATCCGGTTGAGGTCCTCGACCTGATCCCTGTGGTGGAGTACTCCCACTTCGACGCCCTCAAGCAGCTGACCAACGCGGACTGGGTGCCCCAGACCATGACGAGCAAGGCCATCGGAAGACCGGGGGAGCTCCTCGTCCTGAGGCAGTGCGCCTTTATGCAGATAGGGAGAGCCGAGAATTTCCTCACCTCTAACTGGCCGGTCTCGTCGTTCGAGGCCGACAGACGCAGATTCCTGGGCGAGAACGAGTACGGTACGTGGAAGGTGCCGTTCTCACTCGTCGATGGGCGTGAGTTCTCCAACTACGAACCGCTTCGGGGCGACAACGTGGGTGCCCTCATGCACCACTTGGGTCCTCTCGCGCCGGGTGAGGAGCGGAGGGTGATCGTCCAGCTGGGCCAGGTGGAATCGGTGGAGAAGGCGATGCCTGTGATCGAACGGTTCAGGGAGCCGGAGGAGGTGGATGCCGCCTTTGCGAGGATGCAGGCGTTTTGGGAAGAATACCTCAACGTGTGTCAGGTGGAAACTCCTGATCCTGAGTTCGACCTGCTCGTGAATACCCACAACCCCAGGCAGTGTTACGTCACCCTCAACTGGTCCAGGTACCTCTCGTACTACCAGCTGGGCTACGGAGCCCGGGGGATCGGGGTGCGGGATTCGAGCCAGGACGTGATGGCCGTGGTGGCGGGTGCACCTGGTCGTGCGAAGAAGCTCCTCAGGAAGCTCCTCTCGGTGCAGAAGCGGAACGGCTCGTCCATGCACCAGTTCAACCCCAAGACCATGGAAGCCACCATGGGGGATGCGCGGGAGATGGAGGATCGACCGCAGTACTATGGGGACGACCACCTGTGGTTGGTCTTCGCCGTGTGTCACTACATCGCAGAGACCGGTGACTATGCCTTTCTCGAGGAAGAGATCCCCTTCTATGAGAAGGATAAAGAGGGGAGACCTCTTGAGAGTGCACGTGTGCTCGAGCATCTCGAACGGGCGGTGGCCTTCACATGGAACGATACCGGGGTCCACGGGATACCACACCTCGGGTTTGCGGACTGGAACGATACCGTGAACCTCAAGACCGGGGCAGAGTCCTTCTTCATCGCCCACCAGTTCAGCAAGGCGGCTCGTGATCTCGCCGACCTCATGGATCACCTCGGAGAGAAGGAGAAGGCGGAGACCTACCGTTCCTATGCCGAGGAGATGAAGCGCCGCGTCAACGAGGTGGGATGGGACGGCGAGTGGTACCTGCGGTACTTCGATTGGGATGGAAGTCCGATCGGCTCGCGCGGGAACGCCCATGGAAAGATCTACACCAATGCGCAGTCATGGGCAGTGATCTCGGGGAACGCCACACCGGAGCGTGCCCGCAAGGCGCTGGATGCGGTCTACACACACCTCAACACCAGGTACGGGATCAAGCTGAGCACCCCGGGCTACGACCACTATGATCCGAATCTGGGTGGGGTGACGACCTATCCTCCCGGTGCCAAGGAGAACGGAGGCATCTTCCTGCATGCGAACCCGTGGGTGATCATCGCAGAGTGCATGATGGGCAACGGGGCGCGAGCCTACCAGTATCACCGGCAGGTGAATCCCATAAAGAAGAACGAGATCATCGATATCTACGAGGTGGAGCCGTACGTGTTCTGTCAGAACATCTTGGGCGACGAGCATCCACAGTTCGGGCTCGGGAGGAACAGCTGGCTCACAGGGACCGCGAGCTGGATGTACCAGGCCGCGACGCAGTACATCCTCGGTGTACGGGTCACCCACGGCGGGATCGTGATCGACCCTTGTCTGCCGCCCGAGTGGGACGGGTTCAGGATGCGGAGGAAGGTGCGGGGTACGTGGTACGAGATCACGGTGAGGAACCCTGAGCACGTGTCTCGGGGGGTTCGGAGCTGTACCATGGATGGACAGGCGGTCGAGGTATCCGAAGGAGCGGCCCGTATACCCTTCGATACCGAGGGGAAAGACCATGTCGTGGAGGTGATCCTCGGGACATGA